From a region of the Chloroflexota bacterium genome:
- a CDS encoding DUF305 domain-containing protein yields the protein MRRFMMFLGLFAVLTGCGATSQTSSSTNDHGADHATEAPAMDHGSMSMSDLQFLDGMIEHHRGAIAMAKDAQSQASDPRVQELAKQIIAAQEPEIVQLQAWRKAWFGDAPASDLSALHMGSMDVPAGSKSYDRRFLTAMISHHDGAIAMAQSIKASTQRAELKTFAEAVITAQTAENQQMDTWLQEIK from the coding sequence ATGCGGCGATTTATGATGTTTCTCGGTTTATTCGCAGTTTTAACTGGTTGCGGTGCAACCAGCCAAACCAGTTCAAGCACCAATGATCATGGCGCTGATCACGCTACCGAAGCTCCAGCAATGGATCATGGCAGTATGAGCATGAGCGATCTACAATTTCTTGATGGCATGATCGAGCATCATCGCGGGGCAATCGCCATGGCCAAGGATGCTCAAAGCCAAGCCAGCGATCCACGGGTGCAGGAGCTAGCCAAGCAAATTATCGCAGCCCAAGAGCCAGAAATTGTGCAATTGCAGGCCTGGCGCAAAGCATGGTTTGGCGATGCGCCAGCTAGCGATTTAAGTGCGCTGCATATGGGTTCGATGGATGTGCCAGCAGGCAGCAAAAGCTATGATCGCCGCTTTTTAACCGCCATGATTAGCCATCACGATGGGGCGATCGCCATGGCCCAAAGTATCAAAGCGAGCACCCAACGTGCCGAACTCAAAACCTTCGCCGAAGCGGTTATCACAGCCCAAACCGCCGAAAATCAACAAATGGATACTTGGTTGCAAGAAATTAAGTAG
- a CDS encoding AAA family ATPase, producing the protein MPTMTPAQRLRTIAQHYLNDAAALNLAKDLGKRRRQAMPIIKAIIDRFIQGQIDLKTMTHELNLHLRDPQYDNWGATNFWSMTLNKLALNYPPGVEQELREHLDGINHQNVAIRFEHFSAYMRALNQELERGKQAAPGFMPYLLTLLARWLDPVNDILVTWPSLREGLKILIDHQALPLTDNLRLTNDEVQISTHTDYQAAQAAIDQIAATVPALARSSDFWSERFLSWLTQQQQYLVGWLEGVTMSFPDEPLVALAPERLQSQIDLIRKHLLIDRETIQRIYQALVLGYNVILSGPPGTGKTQLASLLPRILWMDETVQTMNPSLFSATVSPIQHELSTITSYAVQIATATDEWTPRHVIGGIEPVLANDEQLRYAMTYGVLTSAILANWQLDLNNPRTWQQAQRHRVQRSWRGQTEEYRGVWLVIDEFNRAPIDLALGEALTAIGGGQSSLTVPTRLGPQPLPIPQDFRIIGTLNSFDRHFLNQMSEALKRRFVFVEVLPPTRQERAAEQASVLKIVLERLPKVAWADLSSVIQIVEGTDQPWVVQWQNAGVLEQLFDEGWRLFEVIRLYRQFGTAQAIAWSSAFLGAGLLQNIPTNDEPAWRACLAAAFADSLADQLQILFPDELEVLLVYLQTSDANAFAQQYREILGKLISIKRRTAQLLALHSVRDADGKPYLEQSLIASLVEQNLSQLETINLTAIFQTDQSRAALPAFEQRLRQFLLERAI; encoded by the coding sequence ATGCCAACAATGACCCCAGCGCAGCGGTTGCGCACAATTGCCCAACATTATTTAAACGATGCAGCGGCCCTTAATTTGGCTAAAGATTTGGGGAAACGCCGTCGCCAAGCCATGCCAATCATCAAAGCAATTATTGATCGCTTTATTCAAGGCCAGATTGATCTCAAAACGATGACTCATGAACTCAATCTGCATTTGCGTGACCCTCAATATGATAATTGGGGGGCAACTAATTTTTGGTCTATGACCTTAAATAAGCTGGCTTTGAATTATCCGCCTGGAGTTGAGCAAGAGCTGCGTGAACACCTTGATGGCATTAATCATCAGAATGTAGCTATTCGCTTCGAGCATTTTAGTGCCTACATGCGTGCTCTCAATCAAGAGCTTGAACGGGGTAAACAAGCAGCGCCGGGCTTTATGCCCTATTTATTAACCTTGCTAGCCCGTTGGCTTGACCCGGTTAACGATATTTTGGTGACATGGCCATCGTTACGCGAAGGCTTGAAAATTCTAATCGACCACCAAGCCTTGCCACTCACTGACAATCTACGGCTTACTAACGATGAAGTACAAATTAGTACTCACACTGATTACCAAGCGGCTCAGGCGGCGATTGATCAGATTGCCGCGACTGTGCCAGCCTTGGCACGTAGCAGCGACTTTTGGAGCGAGCGATTTTTAAGCTGGCTAACCCAGCAACAACAATACCTCGTAGGTTGGTTAGAAGGAGTAACTATGAGCTTTCCTGATGAACCATTAGTCGCTTTAGCGCCTGAACGCTTGCAATCACAAATCGATCTTATCCGCAAGCACTTATTAATTGACCGCGAGACGATTCAACGGATCTATCAAGCGTTGGTATTAGGCTATAACGTGATTTTGAGTGGCCCACCAGGGACAGGTAAAACGCAACTTGCGAGCCTGTTACCACGAATTCTCTGGATGGATGAAACGGTTCAAACCATGAATCCTAGCCTATTTTCAGCGACAGTTTCGCCCATTCAGCATGAACTATCAACGATTACCAGTTATGCTGTACAGATTGCGACTGCGACCGATGAATGGACACCACGCCACGTCATTGGTGGGATTGAGCCTGTTCTTGCCAATGACGAGCAATTACGCTATGCGATGACCTATGGGGTACTGACTAGCGCCATTTTGGCCAACTGGCAGCTTGACCTCAATAATCCTCGAACCTGGCAACAAGCCCAACGCCATCGTGTGCAACGTTCATGGCGCGGCCAAACCGAAGAATATCGCGGGGTTTGGTTGGTGATCGATGAATTTAATCGCGCACCAATCGATTTAGCATTGGGTGAAGCGCTGACGGCGATTGGCGGTGGCCAAAGCAGTTTGACCGTGCCTACCCGTTTAGGCCCGCAACCACTGCCAATTCCCCAAGATTTTCGGATTATCGGCACACTCAACAGCTTTGATCGCCATTTTCTCAACCAAATGAGCGAAGCTTTGAAACGGCGTTTTGTGTTTGTAGAAGTGCTACCGCCGACCCGCCAAGAGCGAGCAGCCGAGCAAGCCAGCGTGCTCAAAATTGTGCTTGAGCGCTTGCCCAAGGTGGCATGGGCCGATTTAAGCAGCGTGATTCAGATTGTTGAAGGGACTGATCAGCCGTGGGTTGTGCAATGGCAAAATGCTGGAGTGCTTGAACAACTTTTCGATGAAGGCTGGCGTTTATTTGAAGTTATTCGGCTGTATCGGCAATTTGGCACGGCCCAAGCGATTGCATGGTCTAGCGCATTTTTGGGCGCTGGCTTGCTGCAAAATATTCCAACCAATGATGAACCTGCCTGGCGAGCATGTTTAGCCGCAGCCTTCGCCGATAGTCTCGCCGACCAACTGCAAATTCTGTTTCCCGATGAACTTGAAGTATTGCTAGTCTACTTGCAAACCAGCGATGCCAACGCCTTTGCCCAGCAATATCGCGAAATATTGGGTAAATTGATCAGTATCAAGCGTCGGACGGCGCAGTTATTGGCCTTGCACAGCGTGCGTGATGCCGACGGCAAGCCCTACCTTGAGCAAAGCTTAATTGCTTCACTGGTTGAGCAGAACCTAAGCCAACTTGAAACAATTAACTTAACTGCAATTTTTCAAACTGACCAATCACGCGCTGCTTTGCCAGCCTTTGAGCAACGTTTGCGGCAATTTTTGTTAGAGCGGGCGATTTAA
- a CDS encoding response regulator: MTKRLLVIDDEANLRWVLSEALSDQGYDVVVAANANDGLAAMSRQPADVVILDLKLKGMDGLATLARLRERWPEVVVLILTAYGTVASAVEAMQLGAADYLRKPFDLEEIGFKLQRALERAALQQELRRLRQQQQQRMINDLIGSHPAWVACREQLERMIDRLPLLVLVGEAGVGKAHLARYAHAISQRQHAPLIELDGALLNESMLEAALAEAGQGSIIIRHGLGWLDWLLARKLAACVLLTSLEAPNQMIPTLHLPSLSQRRSDIGLLAEYWLGQSMLSSEALQQLEQSQWSANLPGLRHVLERASLAAKGQRIQPEHLPRDLASATVEPIALPANGLQLELVERSLLQQALQQANGNKTRAAELLGLSRHQLLYRLEKHGLVS; encoded by the coding sequence ATGACCAAACGCCTATTAGTTATCGATGATGAAGCCAATTTGCGCTGGGTGCTCAGCGAGGCCTTGAGCGACCAAGGCTACGACGTGGTGGTAGCCGCGAATGCCAACGATGGCTTGGCCGCGATGAGCCGCCAACCTGCCGATGTGGTGATTCTCGATCTCAAGTTGAAGGGCATGGATGGCTTGGCAACCTTGGCCCGCTTGCGCGAGCGCTGGCCTGAAGTCGTTGTCTTGATCTTGACGGCGTATGGCACGGTGGCCAGCGCGGTTGAGGCCATGCAATTGGGCGCTGCTGATTATTTGCGCAAGCCCTTTGATTTGGAAGAAATTGGATTCAAACTACAACGAGCTTTGGAACGCGCTGCGCTACAACAAGAACTACGGCGTTTGCGCCAACAACAGCAACAGCGCATGATCAATGATTTGATCGGCAGCCATCCTGCATGGGTGGCTTGCCGCGAGCAGCTTGAACGCATGATCGATCGCTTGCCCTTGTTGGTTTTGGTGGGTGAGGCGGGCGTGGGCAAGGCTCACTTAGCGCGGTATGCCCATGCTATCAGCCAGCGCCAGCATGCACCGCTGATTGAGCTTGATGGTGCATTGTTGAACGAATCAATGCTTGAGGCGGCACTGGCCGAGGCGGGCCAAGGCAGTATCATTATTCGCCATGGGTTAGGCTGGTTGGATTGGCTACTCGCTCGAAAACTTGCGGCATGTGTACTTCTGACCAGCCTTGAAGCGCCGAATCAAATGATTCCAACGCTGCATCTCCCCTCACTCAGCCAGCGCCGCAGTGATATTGGCTTGTTGGCCGAGTATTGGCTGGGCCAATCAATGCTCAGTTCTGAGGCGCTCCAGCAGCTTGAACAAAGCCAATGGAGCGCGAATTTGCCAGGATTGCGCCATGTGCTTGAACGAGCTAGCTTGGCGGCCAAAGGCCAGCGGATTCAGCCTGAACATTTACCACGTGATTTAGCAAGTGCCACGGTTGAACCGATTGCTTTGCCCGCAAACGGCTTGCAACTTGAATTAGTCGAACGCAGTTTATTGCAACAGGCCTTGCAACAAGCCAATGGTAATAAAACCCGCGCCGCTGAATTATTGGGTTTATCACGCCATCAATTGCTCTATCGACTGGAAAAACATGGCCTCGTGTCATGA